The Mycoplasmopsis caviae sequence CAGAAGTAATTTTGATGGGTAAAAATGGCGTTAGTGGAATTTATGACTCCGATCCAAAGAAAAATCCAAATGCCAAAAAATATGATGTTGTAACATATGATGAAATTTTAGATAAAAAATTACAAGTTATGGACTTGACAGCCACAAGTATGGCAAGAGATAACAACATTAACTTGATTGTGTTTAACATTAAAGAGAAAAATGCAATTGTTAATGCACTTGAAGGAAAGATGGAACTTACAGAGGTAATTAAATAATGGAACTAGATTTATATTTATTGGATTTCTTAGAAGAAGCAGAAAAAGCTATTAATCATTATGCATTTGAATTATCAAAAATATCGACAGGTCGTGCCAATCCACAAATTATCAAAGGTGTAAAAATTAATTATTACGATACATTAACACCTCTTGAAGAATTAGCAACCATTTCAGTACCTGAACCCCAACAATTGCTAATTAAACCTTTTGATGTTTCATGTAATCATGAGATTGCTAAATCGATCATGAATGCTAATTTAGGTTTAAATCCTGTTGATGAAGGTAATCAGGTAAGAATCACTTTTCCGCCACTTACAACTGAACGCCGTAAAGAAATGGTTAAAAACCTTGCAAAGCATACCGAAAATGCAAAAGTCGGAATTCGTAATGCAAGACAAAATGTTAACAAAGCAATCAAAAAGGATGAAGAATTATCAGAGGATCAAGAAAAGAAATTTTTAGAAGAAATTCAAAAAGAAGTAGACAAAAAAATTGAACACATTGATAAGATGACATCTAACAAAGAAAAAGACTTAATGAATATATAAGACTGTTTTATAGGCTTTTACAATTAATGTTAATATTTGCATAAGTGAGTCGCACATTCATAAATTGATATAATACAATTAAGGATAAACGATACAATGCTTTTAATCAAGAAACTTAAACCATATTTTGCTAAATATAAGAATTCGTTGGATAAAATTCATAATTTAATGTTATTAGATTGATTAATAGCATTACTTTTATTTGTGTTTATTTCAGCAATAACTATTCTATTACAATTCTTTTATGATTGAAAACTGCCTTTTATAAAGATAAATAGTTTTGCATTAACAATTATTTTATATCTTATTGTTACCATTGATACAATAGCAATATCAATTTTTCTTATAATAAAGAGATATTATCTTTATTGTTTCTTAGTTAATTTTGATAATAATTATCTTAAAAGTTATCAATGTATGCTTAAGCATTTATGAATAAACCTTAAATATAAAGAATATAAGGAACTTAAAAACTTGATTTTTGATATTGATGACAGTATTAAAGAATCTATTTTATCAGTTGCAAGCGATGAAAAAATTTCATTGTCTGAATCAACTGCACTTATGTGAAAACAACAAAACTTTTATCGTGAACCAGACAGATTGCATTTTATAAGTTGTGATAAAAAAACAAAAAATAATATTTTTAAAATTGGTGAATATAAAGCAATTATTAATAAAGAAAATCTCTTTGTGGGCCAAGTTAAAAATAATGAAATTGAAATAGAATATTCTAAATTAATACCATCTAACTACATAGAAAAAGTTAGAGGTATAAGCATTCCAAATGGATATTGACAAATGTCATCATCTATTTTCAGACTACTTCAATTTATTAATAATGATGAAGTAATTAGTGACTCAGTTTTATATTCGATTTTAAGTGACATAGGTTTTATTCTTTCAAAGTGAAAGAAATGAAAAATTAGCAAACTTAAAAACACCTTTGAATTATTTTTAATTTCAAATATGTTTTCAGCATTCTATGACAATTCAGAACATTTAAAATTCTCAATTAGAATACTTGATATTTATGAAAGCACAAAGCTTAAAAATATATTTACAGCACTTAAAAATAACTCAAAATTTGGCTTAAAATCACTTTATAATTTTTACGAAAAAGTCATTAAAAAAGTCATCTTCGACAAAAGTGTTGTTGACTTATCACAATCAATTAAAAACACAATTTTAGGTCGTGATATTATGCTTAATGAATATTATTCATCAACTTCGCTTAATGCTTTTGATAATGATACAATGTTTTTTAAGTTCAAAGATAGTAATGAATTGAGAAAATATTTAAACAAAGTTGAACCAACAAGAATTTATTTTGAATCAAGTAAAGTATTTCTTAATTATCTAGAGCCTAAATCAAATGAAACCCAAATTGATATTCGTTATGTTCTAACTAAACTTATTAATAACTATGTATAGATAATAAACAAAAGTGAAGCAAAATTGCTTCACTTTCAATTTTATTTTTTGTCTTTCTTGTCATCAAGTAGCATATAGCCATTAATTAAATCATCAATAAGAACATCTTTTCTTGTTTCATTTGGATTGAAGTTTCAATCATATTCATTTAAATAATACAAGTATGACATAACTTCATCTCTTTGATATGAAGTGTATGATTTTTTGTTTGAATTATATCCAGATAAGAAATCATCTAGTGCAACAAATTTATTATTAAATCCGATGATTTTTAGTTTATTTGCATAAATATCTTTTAACTCACTAAATTCATTTTTAAGGTTTTCAAATGATTGTCAAAAAGCTTTTTTAATTGTCTTTTTGAGTAGTAAGCTATATATTTTTTTACCAGCTGCTTTCATTGCAAAAGCATTAACAAAAACATAGAATCTTCAGAGTGCTTGATATGTCTTTGAATTTTGTTTAAGTTCTTTTAAACTTTCAAATGCTCTATTCTTTTCTTTGAGTTCGCTAAAATATGATTTAACAAAAGGTTCAATAAATACTTGGAGAACTTTTGAAACATTTTTACCTGATAATTTAAAAATGTTTCCAAGTCTAATTTTGATTTTCTTGTTTTTTTGACCAAATAAAATATTATATATGCCACCACTTTTTGGCGAAGATTCAAAAATCATATTGACTAAATCAACAAATAATTGTGGATTAATTTCATTGACAATATTTTTTAAACTCGTAATATAATCGATTACTCTTGAAATTTTAAATTTAACTCTTGAATTATATGTTGGAGCTGATAAACTACTTAGAACTATATTCTTAAGTTGCTCAACAAATTGCTCAATTTTTGATAATTCAGCTTTTTTTATGTGTGCAAAAATTGAATTAATTATATTGTCATAAGCATCAGATTTGACAAAACTCAGATTAAATTCCCTTAAAAAATCTTTGATTAAATTCAATTTATCATTCTCAATGTTTCATTTTCTCAATTTAAGAACTCAATATATTAGTTTACTTGTAACAATAAAAGTTTCATCAGCTTTAATAATGTCGCAAACTGAATTCTTAGAATTAATAAGAGAATCTTTTAGGTTATTTAGTTCATTAACAATTTTAACTTGTTTGTTTAATGAAGAAAGTTTCGCTTTTGTTTCGGGACACTTATCTAAGAATTCTTTAAAATTCTTACTTATGTTTAATCAACCTTTAACACTTGAATTATTTGCTAAAAGTTGTTTAGTTATAAAGTCATTAAGTGTTTTTTTAAATAAATCGTTAGTAAAAATACTTTCAATATGAATAGAAATATTTAGACTTTCTAATAACTTATGAATGTTTTCAAATTCATTTTTAAAGAACAAGAAAAGCGAGTCATGATATATGTTGTCTTTGGCAAAATTTCAGGTTTTTTTGATTATGTCATTATACAATTTTTGACTAATAATCCTGTTATATAGTATTTTTAGTAAATCAATTAATGTTTTTGCTGACTCAATTTCACTATAAGGAATTGAATAAATATCACAGATAACATCGATGATATTATTATAAAAAGAAAGTAATTTATAGCCTGAATTAATAAAGCGGTTTATTAATTTCTTATTTGCTAAGTCACCAAAACCATCAAGAATAAAGTTGCTTATGTTTTGAATAAGATCCTTATTTTCACGAAGCATTTTAACTATATTTTCATTTAATTTTTTTAAGATTGGAATATAAACTTTGTGTTTTTGACTAAATAAAATTTTAAATAATTTTAATATTGCACCATCAATGTCTTGGTCTTCAAGTTGTTTAAAGATTTTTTTAATCGAATCAAATAAAAGAAGAGAAAAGTTAATTTCTTTTAGTGAAACTTTAGATAAAAGATTTAAAAATCTTGTGCTTAAAATTTCAAAAAACTTATATTCATTTTCGAATTTATTATATCCATTTATTATGTCAAAAATTAGATTTCTAAATTCGTCCTTATCTATTCCTTCAAGGATAAAACCAGCTTTTTCATTAATAAAATTAGTAATTAATATTGCGATAATATTTTTAAATTTATCATCACTTAGTAACTCTTTTGAAACTGCTGAATTGATTTTTCTAATATTTTCAATATTTCTTTTACTAATAAAAATATTAAATAAGTCTTTAAATTTAACTACATCATTGTAGTTACTTGAGTCATTGGCAAAATCACTAAAAGCCTCAATTAACTTGTTTTTAAGTTGCTTTTTATTAAAGACAACAACAATTAAATCAAGTAGTAAATCTTTAGAAAGAATTCTTCTTAGTGATGGATTTAAAAATTTGTATAAGTAGTTAACTAGTGGTTCAATATGAGTGTTATTTATTTCTGAATTAATAATATTAATAATTAATTTTTTAACAATTAATTTAAGTTCAAGGTTTTCGCTTTTGAATATATTTGCCGGGAAAAATGAAATTATTAATTTAACTATTTTTTCTTCATCAAAAAATGTATTGCAAATAATTCTTAATAAATTATTCCAATTATTATTTTTTTCAGAAGCATCAATAGAATTTAAGAAATTGTTTTGGATTGTTATTAGGAAAGAAGACAAAAATTTGTTTCTCATAACCCATGACTTAAGTTGTTCAAAACCTGAATTTTTATTGTTTAAAAAATAGTTACTTAATTCATGGTCAGGGTCAATCTTATCATAGAATTTTTGTCTTCACAAAATATTAATAGTTTCAAAAACTGCATTACTAAATCTCGCTTCAGTTAAAACCCTTTGCTCATAGTTAAGTTCGCTAAATTTATCTTCAACTGCTTTATAAAACTTATCTCTTTCAAGTAAAAATTTTTCACTATCTTTTGTAAATCTTTTCTCAAAGATTTCAAAAGGATCTTGGTTGATTTCAATTCTGCACTTAAATGTATCTTGGTCTCGATCAAGAAACTCTTTTGGTCAAGGTAATTTTGAGTACTGGTCTTTAATTTTGTCCCTGTCAATAAGCAATTTAATAAAAAGATCAATAGCCATCTTTTTATAGCCAACAATTGATGGATGGATATCAAACATTAAAGGAGTAAGAATTCTTAAATTCTTACTTCAGTAGTTTTCTTCAAAAATTTCGATATAGTTGACATTATTTTCGAGTGCAATTTCTTTAATTGCTTCATTAAGTTCCTCAAAAATAGATCTTCCATTTTTATCTAATATACCTTCTTCTTTAAGTTTTTCTTCAAATGCAGAAAGTATAATAGC is a genomic window containing:
- a CDS encoding MAG4530 family protein codes for the protein MLLIKKLKPYFAKYKNSLDKIHNLMLLDWLIALLLFVFISAITILLQFFYDWKLPFIKINSFALTIILYLIVTIDTIAISIFLIIKRYYLYCFLVNFDNNYLKSYQCMLKHLWINLKYKEYKELKNLIFDIDDSIKESILSVASDEKISLSESTALMWKQQNFYREPDRLHFISCDKKTKNNIFKIGEYKAIINKENLFVGQVKNNEIEIEYSKLIPSNYIEKVRGISIPNGYWQMSSSIFRLLQFINNDEVISDSVLYSILSDIGFILSKWKKWKISKLKNTFELFLISNMFSAFYDNSEHLKFSIRILDIYESTKLKNIFTALKNNSKFGLKSLYNFYEKVIKKVIFDKSVVDLSQSIKNTILGRDIMLNEYYSSTSLNAFDNDTMFFKFKDSNELRKYLNKVEPTRIYFESSKVFLNYLEPKSNETQIDIRYVLTKLINNYV
- a CDS encoding SGNH/GDSL hydrolase family protein, with the translated sequence MKIIYEILRRFGHKLRDLTLEYKKQYTKKETKKLKSKKTKVVSQKIIKLDENIKLLTLGDSVSAGWDGSLDKDYPGKFENGELSGISYSTYLSWFLLDTFKERFESFYNYAISGCTFWDWNYLFEHKYDQLDPLRKIKMHYFFDADLESYYQNLVKKINESNLITISLGGIDFFILLFMKLVRSNLPQTIVKGFKKGLGFNFLMDQIVRVKDEILQDIKNEEIKIINHIKKINPNANLIFVGYPKPFAIILSAFEEKLKEEGILDKNGRSIFEELNEAIKEIALENNVNYIEIFEENYWSKNLRILTPLMFDIHPSIVGYKKMAIDLFIKLLIDRDKIKDQYSKLPWPKEFLDRDQDTFKCRIEINQDPFEIFEKRFTKDSEKFLLERDKFYKAVEDKFSELNYEQRVLTEARFSNAVFETINILWRQKFYDKIDPDHELSNYFLNNKNSGFEQLKSWVMRNKFLSSFLITIQNNFLNSIDASEKNNNWNNLLRIICNTFFDEEKIVKLIISFFPANIFKSENLELKLIVKKLIINIINSEINNTHIEPLVNYLYKFLNPSLRRILSKDLLLDLIVVVFNKKQLKNKLIEAFSDFANDSSNYNDVVKFKDLFNIFISKRNIENIRKINSAVSKELLSDDKFKNIIAILITNFINEKAGFILEGIDKDEFRNLIFDIINGYNKFENEYKFFEILSTRFLNLLSKVSLKEINFSLLLFDSIKKIFKQLEDQDIDGAILKLFKILFSQKHKVYIPILKKLNENIVKMLRENKDLIQNISNFILDGFGDLANKKLINRFINSGYKLLSFYNNIIDVICDIYSIPYSEIESAKTLIDLLKILYNRIISQKLYNDIIKKTWNFAKDNIYHDSLFLFFKNEFENIHKLLESLNISIHIESIFTNDLFKKTLNDFITKQLLANNSSVKGWLNISKNFKEFLDKCPETKAKLSSLNKQVKIVNELNNLKDSLINSKNSVCDIIKADETFIVTSKLIYWVLKLRKWNIENDKLNLIKDFLREFNLSFVKSDAYDNIINSIFAHIKKAELSKIEQFVEQLKNIVLSSLSAPTYNSRVKFKISRVIDYITSLKNIVNEINPQLFVDLVNMIFESSPKSGGIYNILFGQKNKKIKIRLGNIFKLSGKNVSKVLQVFIEPFVKSYFSELKEKNRAFESLKELKQNSKTYQALWRFYVFVNAFAMKAAGKKIYSLLLKKTIKKAFWQSFENLKNEFSELKDIYANKLKIIGFNNKFVALDDFLSGYNSNKKSYTSYQRDEVMSYLYYLNEYDWNFNPNETRKDVLIDDLINGYMLLDDKKDKK
- the frr gene encoding ribosome recycling factor; its protein translation is MELDLYLLDFLEEAEKAINHYAFELSKISTGRANPQIIKGVKINYYDTLTPLEELATISVPEPQQLLIKPFDVSCNHEIAKSIMNANLGLNPVDEGNQVRITFPPLTTERRKEMVKNLAKHTENAKVGIRNARQNVNKAIKKDEELSEDQEKKFLEEIQKEVDKKIEHIDKMTSNKEKDLMNI